CTTCTTGCCCTGTGCGGAATCGGCAAAAACTCCCCGCCACAGGCAGGATAAGCTTTTTTATTACCATAGCAGGCCTTAGTACGCTGCCTTTGTGGCGGCTCAGACAGTTTGCCGCTTCTTTCGCACAGGCCTGCAAAGCTCTGATCCGAAACGATTGCAACGTCACTTGCAAATAGCCAGGGTGCCTTGCAATAGTACGAAGCTGTTGAAATTACAGCTTTAGAATTTCGGAATAAAAATGTGCTGAACAATTACAAAAATTCTTCGTTTCAAAAAAGATCAGAGATCCTGAAGACTCCGCAGCTCCCGGATTCTGTCCCGAAGTCTGGCTGCCCGTTCAAAGGCCAGTTCCTCGGAGGCAGCCATCATCTCCGCCTCCAGACCTGCAATGATGGATCTGAGATCCCCACCTTTTTTCTCCACCTCAAAGGGAGCAGAACTTTCCGCAGCCATATCCATCCCTATGCTATCCCCATCGGCCACACCGAATACCGCCATGGAACCAATGACCTTGGTTGTGGATACCGGAGTAATACCATGGGTTTCATTGTAGGCCTGCTGAATGCTGCGACGCCTGCCCGTCTCCTCCAGACACTTGGCCATGGACGGAGTAATGCGGTCTGCGTACATGATCACCCGGCCAATGACGTTTCTTGCTGCCCTGCCGCAAGTCTGAATCAATGACCTTGCGGAGCGCAGGAAGCCTTCCTTATCTGCGTCCAGAATAGCCACAAGGGCCACCTCCGGTATGTCCAGTCCCTCCCGGAGAAGGTTGATGCCCACCAGAACATCAAAACGATCCATGCGCAGATCCTGAATGATTTCTATCCGCTCCAAAGTAGAAATATCCGAATGCAGATAACGCACACGGATACCCGTATCCGTATAGTAGTCCGTCAGATCCTCGGCCATGCGCTTGGTAAGGGTGGTCACCAGAACCTTGCCCCCCAGCTCCAGACAGGCCTTGATTTCATCATAGAGATCATCCACCTGATGCTCGGCACTGCGTACCTCAATGGGCGGATCCACAAGGCCCGTGGGCCTTACTATCTGCTCCGCCACACGATCGCCTGCCTTTTCCAGCTCATGGTCCGCTGGAGTTGCGGAAACATAGATCACCTGTTCTGCTTTTTTCTCAAATTCAGGGAACCTGAGGGGACGGTTATCCAGAGCGGAGGGCAGACGGAAGCCAAAATTCACAAGGGTTTCCTTGCGGGAGCGGTCCCCCTTGTACATCCCCCCAACCTGGGGAACGGCAATGTGGGATTCATCGAAAAAAATAAGAAGGTCATCGGGAAAATAATCAAAAAGGGTGGGCGGCGGCTCCCCCGGATTGCGACCCGTCAGGTGACGGGAATAATTTTCAATGCCGGTGCAGTATCCGATCTCCCTCAGCATTTCCAGATCATAATTGGTTCTTTCCTCAATACGCTGGGCTTCGACTAGCTTATTTTCCGAGCGTAAAAAAGAAATACGCTCCTTAAGTTCCGCTTCTATGGCAGCCACGGCCCGTTTTCTGGTGGCCTTTTCCGTCACATAATGGCTGCCAGGAAAAATTGCGGTGGTACGCATTTTCCTTAGAATCTCACCTCGAAGAGGATCAATCTCCGCAAGCCCTTCGATCTCATCTCCGAAAAATTCCACACGCACAGCCCTGTCTTCCTCATAGGCCGGAAAAATCTCCACCCTGTCTCCCCGTACACGGAAAGTTCCCCTGTGAAAATCCAGATCACTGCGGGTATACTGCATGGCGGTCAGCTCCCGCAGCAGCCTGTCCCTGCCCTTTTCCTGACCCGTTGCAAGCTCCACCCGCAGGGCCAGATAATCCTCCGGCGCACCTAAGCCATAAATACAGGATACACTGGCCACCACAATGACATCCCTTCGGGTAAGGACTGAACGCGTGGCGGAATGCCTCATTTTATCGATCATCTCATTGATGGCCGAATCCTTGGCTATGTAAGTGTCACTGGAAGGTATATAGGCTTCGGGCTGGTAATAATCATAGTAACTGACAAAATATTCCACGGCATTGTGGGGAAAAAGCTGCCTGAACTCATTGAAAAGCTGAGCTGCCAGGGTTTTGTTGGGTGCAATTATCAAGGCTGGTCTTTTGGCTGCTGCAATTACATGGGCCATGGTAAAGGTTTTACCGGAACCCGTAACACCGAGAAGTACCTGATGGGGGGCCTGCTCCCGGATTCCCCTTACCAGGGCATCTATGGCAGCAGGCTGGTCTCCTTTGGGTTCAAAGGCCGATACAATGTGAAAGTCACCATCAAAACCGGAATAATCCGGAACCTCAGGTGACTTTTCTGAACCCTTTTCAGAGGAAACTGCCAGCAATGAGCTGCGGGACTTTTTTTTCTGATCCGCTTTCATGCCATCCGCCACAGGGTGCCTTCAGCTTTATCTTCCAGAACCACGCCCATGTCCGTAAGCTGCTGACGGATTTCATCGGCCTTTTTAAAATCCTTCTGCTTTCTCGCCTCTGTGCGGGCCAGCACCAGTGCGTCAATCTCAGCTGCATTCAGACCGGTGCTGGAAAGACCCTTTTCCTTTTTTGCGGCAAAATAGGCAGGAGCCTCTTCATTGCCTATACCCAGCACGGCAGCCACAGCCCTGCAGTCCGCTGTCAGCACAGCAGCTTCTTCAACGGAAGGTCCGGAACCCTCATCCAGAAGACGGTTGGCGGACCTGATGGCATCATAAACAAGGCCCATGGCCTTTGCCGTATTGAAATCATCGTCCATGGCCTCACAAAAGGTCTGCCAGAGGCTTCCCCGGTTTTCCGGCAGGGTACAGCCCTTTTCCTCCACCCTCTGGAAAAGGCCATAGACCTTATCAAGGTTCTGGGCGGCTTCATCCAGATACTGATCCGTAAAATCAATGGGGCTTCTGTAATGGCTGGAGAGGAGAAAAAGACGGATGGCCTCAGGATGCCAGGTCCGAATAGCATCCCGAACCCGGAGGAAATTACCAAGGGATTTGGACATTTTCTCATGGTTGATATTCACAAAACCATTGTGCACCCAATAACGGGCAAAGGGCTGCCCTGTGGCGGCTTCACTCTGGGCAATCTCATTTTCATGGTGGGGAAAAATCAGATCCTTACCACCGCCATGGATGTCAAAGGTGGCACCCAGAAGAACGCAGCTCATGGCAGTACATTCAATGTGCCAGCCTGGTCTGCCCGGACCCCATGGACTCTCCCAGGCAGGCTCACCCGGTTTGGCCGTCTTCCAGAGGGCAAAGTCATGGGGATTTTTCTTCCGTTCATCCACGGCTATACGGGAGCCGGCCTCCATATCCTCAAGTTTTCTTCCGGAAAGCTTCCCATAGCCATCAAAGGTTTCCACGGCAAAATACACATCCCCGTCCACGGGATAGGCATGACCTTTTTCAATGAGACTCTCAACCACATCTATTATGTCACTGATGTGGGCGGTGGCTCTGGGCTCCAGATCCGGACGCAGCACATGGAGCCTGTCCATATCCTCATGGAAGGCCTGAATAAAGGTTTCGGAAACCGAGGCAGAATCCGAATCAGTTTCAATGGCTTTCTGAATAATCTTATCATCCACATCCGTAAAATTGCGAACATAGGTTACCCCATACCCCATGGCCCGGAAGTAGCGGACCATAACATCAAAAAAAATAACGGAACGGGCATGACCGATGTGGCTGTAATCATATACCGTGGGACCGCAGACATAAATACTGACCTTGCCTGCCTCCATGGGAGTAAAAATTTCTTTTTCCCGGTTCAGGGTATTATATATGCGTAAACTCATAAAATTCATTCTCCGGCTGATTAAAAAAGGATCTGATTCGAAGGGATTATAAGACCAGCAAATTGCGGGCAACCACCATATACCCAGAGCATGCCAGAATCATTAACAAAAAACTCCTGTCCCTGTACGGCCTGCCCGAAAGCAAAACCGGAAACGCATTATAATCATTTCAAACCGCCTTGCAAACCATCCTTTTTATCCCCTTGCCAGATCAGGACAATGGCAGTGGCAGAAATGCCTTCCCCACGGCCCACCGCATCCAGCCCTTCGGTGGTTGTGGCCTTGATATTCACACGATCCGCAGGCATGGCAAGACAGCCTGCAATATTTTTTTCCATTTCTTTACGGTGCGGACCAATTCTGGGGGCCTGTGCAAAAACAGTGGCATCTATATTCACAACAGAAAATCCGGATGCTTTCAGATGACTGCCTGTGATTTCAAGAAGTTTCAGGCTGGAAATATCTTTAAAGGCAGGGTCGGAGTCCGGAAAAAGACCTCCTATATCCCCCATTCCCGCAGCGCCAAGCAAAGCATCACAGACAGCATGGGTAAGCACGTCCGCATCGGAATGGCCCAGAAGACCCATGGGATGGTCCAGTCTTACGCCACCAAGGATAAGGGGGCGTCCTGTTACCAGACGGTGGGTGTCACTGCCTATGCCAGTGCGCAGATCAAAAGGATGCATAATATTCTCCATTACAGGTGTAAAAATCCCGTTACGGAGTTTTTATACATTTCCTTGATCCGGAGGTAAAGACGCAAACCTTCTGAGGGAAGGAGGGATGAACCCCGGTAAGATGATAAAAGAAGAATATGAAATAAGGTAAGTCAGAAATTCTGGAAAAAAGAGTCTGTCTGGAGTGGGCCTTTTCAGTGGACAGTGTGGGTTTCAATACGCATGGAAAATTCACTTTGAAGAAGAACCATGAGCAGCTCCAGAGTCATGGTGTCCATTACATCAGGATACCACCCCTTGCGTGTGAGGGCATCGTTGATTCCGGCAAGGGTAAATGCACCTCCGTCCCTCAGAAGGCCATACACGTCCTTTACCAGACGATGAACCTCTCCCGGATCAAGTCCCTGACCCGTCAGCCTCATGAGTAGGGTGGCACATATATCGGCAGAATTGGCAACAGCAGGAGAAATCATAGGCAACCTCCCTTCGTTTTTGTCCTCAGGATTATCTTTAAGAAAGCTCTCAACGACATGGAACAATGTTTTTTACAAAAAACACATTATGTATCCTGTTTTCATATTTCAGAAGAAACCGGGAATGTCCATAGGCAAATAAATCTATTTTTCCGGGAAAGATTCCCGAAATACGTGAAAAAACCATGGGGAAAAAGAAATTCATACAACAATGATTTCGATATCATTACCGAAAGGGCGGGCACACAAAAGCAGAAAAAAAGAAAATGATCAAGATTAAATATTGAAAAGTCGGCCAATTATGCTACATGAAAGAGCATCTTCTGAGCATATCAGGGCATAATGGGTTTCCGTTTCCTGTTTTCCGGTACGGCATAAACAAAAAAAAACCGGAAGGGTTCGGATTATTTTTAACTGAATCAGGGAGAATTTTTTGAAAGACCATATCCGTATCCTAATTATTGATGATCACCCCCTTTTCCGTGAAGGGCTGAAATCCATCATTGAAAGAAACAAACGCTTTGAACTGGTGGGAGAAGCCGGATCCGGCAAAGAGGGTCTGCGCATGGCAAGGGAACTTAAACCGGATCTGGTGCTTGTGGATATATCACTGCCTGACATCAACGGCATACAGCTCACCCGGGATCTCACCGCCGCTTCCCACCCAGTGCGTATTCTCATTGTGTCCATGCATGCCAAGATTGATTATATTGCCGAAGCCTTTCAGGCAGGTGCCATCGGATACATTGCCAAGGATTCCGCATCGGACCGACTGATTCAGGGTATAGAAACAGCCATGAGGGGGGACTATTATCTGGACAGTGCTATTTCCCATCAGGTTGTGGAAAAGCTCATACAGTTTCCCGTAAAAGAAGCCAAGATCACAGATACGGAATACGGTTCCCTTACGCCCAGAGAACAGGAAGTCATGCGTCTTCTGGCCGAAGGCAGCACGCCCAAGGACATAGGCGACCGCCTCTGCATCAGTCCGAAAACAGTGGAAAATCACCGGGCCAACATCATGAAAAAGCTCAATGTTCACTCCACCATGGAGCTGGTACGCTATGCAGCCCGGCTGGGTCTCATTGATGTGGATCTCTGGAAAGAATAAGGCAGAAATCTCCACAGCCTGTGCAGACGAATACTCCATAAATTCTTACAGTTTTTTGTCATGCATCTTGCCCACCCCATAGTCCTTACGGCGCATGAATTTTTCCGCGGGTGGTCCCATCAGCTGCATCTCTGGATTGTTCTTCAGCACATCCATGGCAATGTGCATTTCCTTGGTACACCCTGTAGAATAGGTGGCATCCTTTCCCACCCACTCCGGAGGCACCTTTTCTCCAAGGAGGGTAAAGGTTTCCGCAATATCCTCGTAGGTCTGAAAACGCCATATATCTATATAGCCACTGCGCTGCACAATCTCCCACATATACATGAGGTCATCGGCATCCATTCCGGGTTCATAGTATTGCGATGGATTTAGGATAAAGGTCCTTGCAAAAAGAGTTCGCAGATAATCAATGAAAACCGTCATAATCCGCTTGGCTTCATCTATTTTACCGGGTATGGAACCGATAATACCGCTGTAAAACATAACAGCCATACCGTTCTCTCTGGCATCTTTCATCTGTCCGATAATGCCCTTAGCCCTGCGCTCCAGATCAAAATGGGAAAAACGGATTACGTCCTGCGGAGCAGGCTTATGCAGAATATCCACCCTGCCCCCCTCCATGGTGCAGATATTGAAAACAGGACGGGTAAACTGGAAATGGGTATCAAAAAAGCGCCTGCGCTGCTCTTCACCTCTGGAAATAATGAGATCACATTCCTTAAATGCCCTTGCAAAGGTAGTACAGGCTAAAAGGAGATTGACATTTTCCCTTGTACCATCTGAAATCACAATTATATTTTCTTCTTTTCTTAAAATATCCACCAGGGCATTCTTACTGACTTCAGGATCTCCCAAAATACGGGCTGTTTCCAATGCCTGCTGCAGTACCCTGTCTTCCATGACATCGGCAAAATCGACCTTGGTAAAAATGGGTTCACCCTTGAAACTCACAACAATTTTATGACCAAGGCGGGCAAGATAACGGATGATTTTTAAATCCATTATGATTTCACCGGCTTCATTGGCAAGCCAGAGAATTTTTTTCCTGTCTCCCGCATCACTGCAGTGAAAGGATTCACCCCGAACCCCCAGAAAACAGAAAAGGTCTTTCACATCACCCGTCAGAGGACGGGAAAAAATATCCAGAAACCCCTCTTTGTCAGGAAGCATACAGGATTCACCCTGCCACAGCTCACTGGCTCCGGTCATGAGAAAAAGTCGTTGGAGTTCAAGGGAATTAAGGTTATCCCGTATTCTTCCCAGAGAAACAGGAGGCCTTTTCATGGCAGAAAGATCCACATAATCAAAGGCATCCTTGAATTCCTTTGAAGACAAAACCTGAACTGCCCTCTGATTCCGCAGATACTTTTCCTCAAGATAGGGATCAACTATATTTGTCTGATTAAGAAAAATCCGGAAAAGTCTTTTTTCTATGCGGGATGGAATCATCAGCTCATCCCGGGTTTCGTGCTGGAACTTAATCCGTATCAGGGCCTTCAGAAAGTCTTTCTCATCTTCTTTTTCTATAAAGGCATCCACAAGGTAAAGAATACGTTCCAGCACTTCCCGATAGCGCTGCTGTAGAAAATCCGAGGCATTCCTTCCCATGATGGCCTGATACATTTTTTCCGAGCAGGGATAATAACGCTCTTCCGGAGCCGTATGCACCATAAATCCCACCTGCTCAGGCGGCGCCACCTCTTCGGGGTAGGCTGCATGATCCAGATGATTTTCAATATAAAATGCTGCTTCCCAGGCCGCCTGAGCTGCTTTATGATTATCCGCTACTTCCCTTTTCATATCCATATCTATATTCATTTACCCGGATTCTCCCCTGCCCGACGCGACACTGATGATGAATAAGAATCTTCAAACCTTTGAAACTTCTTTTAATGAGATGCGGAAATACTGTCAAGGCCCTGATCCAGCCCCATGCTTGACAGAATTTCATCGTACTGGTATGACCTCTTACCAAATCAGAATACAAGGAGACTCCATGCCCATACGCCCTTCCGTTCATACCGAGCACAACATTCTGCACCGCATCCTTTCTGGCACATGGCCCGAAGGCACATCCCTGCCCCCTGAACGGGAACTGGCAGAAAGCCTCGGAGTCACACGACCCACCCTCAGGGAAACCCTGAAACTCCTTGAGCGTCAGGGCTGGATCACCATCCGCCATGGCAGAAGCTCCGTGGTCAATGATTTCTGGAAAAGCGGTGGCATGGGTATTCTCAGCACCCTTGCCCGGTATACGGAATTCATTCCCCTTTCTCTGATTACGGAACTGCTGGAACTGCGCATAGAGCTTCTGCCGCCCTGCGCCCGTCTGGCTGCCATCCACAATCCTGCATCCGTGGCTGCCCTTCTGACACCGGATCAAATGCCCGGAGAAGACCCAAGGATTTTTTCAGAATTTGACTGGCACCTTCAGGAAACCATGATTCTGGCTGCAGGCAGAAGGGTATCCCTTCTCATGTACAATGATTTCAAGGCCCTTTTCATCAACGGCGGAACCCTCTACTTTCAGAGCTCCGAAACACGCGAGGAATCCATGGAATATTATGCCGCACTCCCTGATCTTCTTTTTACAGATCCCGATGCCGTGGAAAAAATTGCCGCTGATGCCATGAAGAAAAGCCTTGCCTACTGGCAGAGCCTCTTCCCCGGAACGGCAGATGCGGAAGAACCCACAACAAAGGCGGAGGAACCATGAACAATTATGATCTCATTGTCATCGGAGGCGGCATTACAGGGGCAGGCATCTTTCGCGAAGCTGCAGCCATAGGCCTTTCAGTCCTCCTCCTTGAAGGATCTGACTTCAGCTCCGGCACATCGGGCAGGTCTTCCAAACTGGTGCACGGCGGGCTGCGCTACCTGAAACAGGGGCATCTGCACCTTACTCTGGATTCCGTCCGGCACCGGGAAAGACTTCTCCGGGAGCTGCCGGGACTTGTAACAGAACTTCCCTTTCTCATGCCCATGTACAGGGATGGCGGACCTTCGCTTCTGCAGATGAAGGCAGGACTCTTTCTCTATGATCTTATGGCAGGGAAACAACGCCACTCATTTAAAAGTCTTGAAAACATCCGCTTTAACCTTCCCGGAATACGAAATGAAAAACTCTCCGGTGCCTTTAGCTTCCATGATGCTCAGGTGGATGACAGCCGCCTTGTGCTGCGGCTCATCAGAGAAGCCCTTTGCCATGAAAAGGCCTTTGCCCAGAACTACACAAGGGTTACAAGCCTTGCAAAAAACAAAGAGGGCCGGGTGACAGGAGTCTGCGCCGAGGACAGGGAAACAGGGGAAAAAAGAAAATATTATGCCCCCCTTGTGGTCAATGCCACGGGTGTTTTTTCAGCGAGACTTCACCCCCTGCCTTCCAAAAAACTGCATATCCGGCCCTTAAGGGGAAGCCACCTTGTCTTTCCTTCCCATATTCTGCCCCTGAAAACAGCCGTGAGCTTTTTCCACCCCCATGATCAACGCCCGGTTTTTCTCATTCCATGGGAAGGTGCCCTGATTTTTGGCACCACAGACGAAGACAGCACCCTGAAGGATGCGGAAAACCCCGTCATCACCAGAGATGAGGTTCTTTATCTCCTGACGGCACTGAAGCATCTTTTTCCGGATGCAGGATTCAGCGAAAAAAATATTCTCTCCACCTTTGCGGGGCTGCGACCCGTTGTAACGGAAAGCATGACCAAAAAACCCTCACAGGAATCAAGGGAGCATATAGTATGGCAGGCTCCGGGGCTTATCAGCGTAACGGGCGGCAAACTCACCACCTTCAGAAAACTGGCCTGGGATACTTTGAAGCTGGGCTGCCGCCAGCGCCATCTGCCCCAACCCGACATCAAAACTCCCGTTGTTAAGGCCTTTTATCAGCCCTGCCCACCAAACCTGAATCCGAAATTATGGAAGCTGCTCTGCGGCCGCTACGGCAGTGATGCACAATATCTTGAAACCCAAAACCCTGCCCTGCTTGAATTCATTCCCGGAACCCGTAATATCCTCGCAGAAATCCCCCTTGTCTGTCGGGATGCTTCCATACGCCATCTAGACGACCTTCTTCTGCGTCGCCTGCGCCTCGGCCTTGTTCTGGCCGATGGCGGCATGGACATGATGGAGGAAATCAGGGATCTGGCCCTGCCTGTTCTGGGCTGGAGCCCCGAAAAATGGAACCATGAGGTCCTGAGATACCATGCTCTCTGGCAGAAAAACCATGGAGTTCCCCGATGAAAGATTGCATTCTGTCCATCGACTGCGGCACCCAGAGCCTGCGGGCCCATCTCTTTGATGCCGAAGGCCGCTTGTTGGCATCTGAAAAACGCTGCTACGCTCCCTATGAAAGCCCCAAACCAGGGTGGGCAGAACAGGATGCACTGTTGTTCTGGGATAATCTCTGCAAAGCCTGCCTGAGCCTCAAGGAAAAAGCTCCGGAAGCATTCTCCCGCATAGCAGGCATGGGCATCGCCACCCAGCGGGCCACCATGGTATGCCTGGACAGGATGGGTAACCCCCTGCGCCCGGCCATCACCTGGCTGGATCAGCGCAAGGCCTCTCCTGTCTTGCAAGCGGGTTTGCTTTCTCCTTTTCTGCACCTTGCCGGAGCATCCCGGCTGGTGCACAAGGCCCAGACCGATGCCAAATGCAACTGGATAGCCCAGAACCAGCCGGGGCTCTGGAAAAAAACCGCCTGCTACATGCAGGTTTCTGGCTTTCTCAACCACAGACTAACGGGAAATTTCAGCGACTCCATAGCCTCACAGATCGGGCACCTCCCCTTTGATTATAAAAAACAGGCCTGGAGCGGTCCACTTTCCCTCAGCCGCCGCCTCTTTCCTGTTCCGGAAAATAAACTGCCGGAGCTTATCCCGCCCGGTGCTGTCCTCGGCAGGGTCACGGCCAGAGCATCCCTGGAAACGGGCATTCAGGAAGGTGTGCCCGTCATCGCCTGCGGATCGGACAAGGGATGTGAAACCTTAGGGGCCGGAGTTTTTCAGCCGGGTATGGCGAGTCTGAGCTTTGGAACCACGGCTACGGTACAGACCACAACGAAGGATTATTTTGAACCCCTTCGCTTCATGCCCGCCTACCCGGCCCCGGTTCCCGGATACTACAATCCTGAGGTGGAGATCTTCCGGGGATACTGGATGATAACCTGGTTCAAGAACGAATTCGGCCATCCTGAAACCCAGGAAGCCATGGAGTGCCAGCTTCCCGTGGAAATACTGCTGGACCGTCTTCTGGCCGAAACCCCTCCCGGAGCCATGGGCCTTGTACTGCAACCCTTCTGGAGTCCAGGTCTGCACCATCCGGACGCCAAGGGAAGCCTCATCGGGTTCGGAGACGTGCATACCCGGGCCCATGTATACAGGGCCGTTATCGAAGGACTGGCCTATGGTCTGCTGGACGGTCTGCACAGCATTGAAAAACGGGGAAAAATTCCCATCCATACCCTTGCAGTTTCCGGAGGTGCTTCCCAAAGCGATGCAGTGTGTCAGATTTCTGCGGATATTTTCAACCGCCCTCTGGTGCGGGGGGAAACCTGCGAGACCTCGGGCCTTGGGGCCGCTCTGGTCACGGCCGTAGGACTCGGCCTGCATCCGGATGTAACGACCGCCCTTTCCCGCATGGTACGGGTGCAGCAGCGTTTTGTCCCGGATGCCGACAATGTGAGACTTTATCATCGCCTTTACACCGAAGTGTACCAGCGCATGTACAAGGCCCTTGCCCCTCTGTACCGGAAAATCCGGGATATCACGGGGTATCCGGAAAGCCAGTGAAAAGCTGCTAAGGTACGCAGGCCGTTTGTGAGTGACATTGCAATCGTTTCGGATCAGAGCTTCGCCGACCTGTGCGTAAAGAATCGCCAACTGTCCGAAGTCGGCACAAAAGGCAGCGTACTGAGCTTGCTATGATAATAAAAAAGTTCATCCTGCCTTTGCCGACAAGTTTTGGCGATTCAGCACAGGTCAAGAAGCTCCCGAATAAGATTGCGTCACAAACAAATGGCCTGTGTACCTGTAAGCCTGTTTAATGATTTAACAGCTACCAGATAACTTACTGAACATTTAAGGCCCTGAAAGGAACCCCCATGCCCTCCCACAGCCCATGGATTCACACCCCGCCCCCTGAAAAAAGCTTCCGCAGCATCTTCCGCTGGGGCGATCCCAACACTTTCAAGCACCCCAACTCCAGACTCCACGCCATGCTGAAAGAGACCTTCGGCCTTGGGGACAGGGATTTTCTCACCCCCCGCTTCACGGGCGAGGAAAGGGTCTCTGAAACCCTTCCCTCCACCCTGCCCCAAGCCTTCATTCAGGCCATGGAAAGGGCGGTGGGGCCGGAGCAGGTGGAAAGGGACGCCTTCAGCCGCATCCGCTACAGCACGGGAAAAACCACAGAAGAAACCCTTGCTCTGCGCCATCAGCGACCAGAAGGCGTCACGGATCTTGTGGTGCATCCCCGCCACAAACGGGATGTGCAGGCTATTGTGTCCCTCTGCCATGAACACCGTATTCCCCTTTCCGTGTACGGCGGCGGCTCTTCCGTCACCCTTGGTCACCGCATGGAAAAAGGCGGAGTCACGCTGGTCATGGCCACCCACATGAACCGGGTGCTTTCCTTCAATGAGGAAGACCACGCTGTCACCGTGGAGGCGGGCATCAGCGGCCCGGACTACGAGGCTGCCCTGAACGAAGCCCCGAAACGCTTCGGAGCTCTGCGGCCCTATACCTGCGGCCACTTTCCCCAGTCCTTTGAGTTCAGTACCGTGGGCGGATGGATTCTCACCCTGGGATCAGGTCAGGCCTCCTCCTATTACGGCGATGCGGCAGACCTCCTCCTTGCCGTGGAAGTGATTACTCCCAGGGGAGTTATTGTGACACAAAGCGTTCCGGCAACGGCAACGGGGCCTAAGATTCAGGATATTTTCAAGGGAAGTGAAGGGGCCTTCGGAGTTCTGATCAGTGTAACCCTAAAAATTTTCCGTAAAATGCCGGAAAACACTAAACGCTTTTCCTTCATATTTCCGGACTGGAAAAAAGCTGTGGCAGCATCAAGGGAGATCACCCAGGCCCAGTGCGGCATGCCTGCGGTGTTCCGCATCTCGGATGCCGAAGAAACGGACGTGGCTCTAAAGCTCTACGGCGTGGAAGGCGGGCCGCTGGACAGCCTCATGCGCTTTAGCGGATACCGGCCCATGGAGCGCTGCCTCGCCCTGGGTACGGCGGAGGGGGAGGCGGGTTTCAGCCGGAATGTGGCGAAAAACGTGCGGAATATTGCAAAAAAATTCGGGGCCATGGGCCTCACTTCCTACCCGGTTCACAAGTGGGAGCATGGCCGCTACCTAGACCCCTACATGAGAGAAGACCTACTGGATTTCGGTATCATTATTGATACCCTGGAAACGGGTGTGACCTGGTCGGCCCTGCACCGGGTACATGACAGCGTGCGGGCCTTCATAAAGGCGCGGCCCCAGACCATCTGCATGACCCACGCCTCCCATTTCTATCCCCAGGGCAC
This window of the Desulfobotulus mexicanus genome carries:
- a CDS encoding GntR family transcriptional regulator; the encoded protein is MPIRPSVHTEHNILHRILSGTWPEGTSLPPERELAESLGVTRPTLRETLKLLERQGWITIRHGRSSVVNDFWKSGGMGILSTLARYTEFIPLSLITELLELRIELLPPCARLAAIHNPASVAALLTPDQMPGEDPRIFSEFDWHLQETMILAAGRRVSLLMYNDFKALFINGGTLYFQSSETREESMEYYAALPDLLFTDPDAVEKIAADAMKKSLAYWQSLFPGTADAEEPTTKAEEP
- a CDS encoding FAD-binding oxidoreductase, with the protein product MPSHSPWIHTPPPEKSFRSIFRWGDPNTFKHPNSRLHAMLKETFGLGDRDFLTPRFTGEERVSETLPSTLPQAFIQAMERAVGPEQVERDAFSRIRYSTGKTTEETLALRHQRPEGVTDLVVHPRHKRDVQAIVSLCHEHRIPLSVYGGGSSVTLGHRMEKGGVTLVMATHMNRVLSFNEEDHAVTVEAGISGPDYEAALNEAPKRFGALRPYTCGHFPQSFEFSTVGGWILTLGSGQASSYYGDAADLLLAVEVITPRGVIVTQSVPATATGPKIQDIFKGSEGAFGVLISVTLKIFRKMPENTKRFSFIFPDWKKAVAASREITQAQCGMPAVFRISDAEETDVALKLYGVEGGPLDSLMRFSGYRPMERCLALGTAEGEAGFSRNVAKNVRNIAKKFGAMGLTSYPVHKWEHGRYLDPYMREDLLDFGIIIDTLETGVTWSALHRVHDSVRAFIKARPQTICMTHASHFYPQGTNLYFIFIARMEDLDSYRAFHRKIIERILHAGGTLSHHHGVGRMMGPFMVKQLGEENMELLRAVKRHLDPHGILGPGVMGL
- a CDS encoding FGGY-family carbohydrate kinase; the protein is MKDCILSIDCGTQSLRAHLFDAEGRLLASEKRCYAPYESPKPGWAEQDALLFWDNLCKACLSLKEKAPEAFSRIAGMGIATQRATMVCLDRMGNPLRPAITWLDQRKASPVLQAGLLSPFLHLAGASRLVHKAQTDAKCNWIAQNQPGLWKKTACYMQVSGFLNHRLTGNFSDSIASQIGHLPFDYKKQAWSGPLSLSRRLFPVPENKLPELIPPGAVLGRVTARASLETGIQEGVPVIACGSDKGCETLGAGVFQPGMASLSFGTTATVQTTTKDYFEPLRFMPAYPAPVPGYYNPEVEIFRGYWMITWFKNEFGHPETQEAMECQLPVEILLDRLLAETPPGAMGLVLQPFWSPGLHHPDAKGSLIGFGDVHTRAHVYRAVIEGLAYGLLDGLHSIEKRGKIPIHTLAVSGGASQSDAVCQISADIFNRPLVRGETCETSGLGAALVTAVGLGLHPDVTTALSRMVRVQQRFVPDADNVRLYHRLYTEVYQRMYKALAPLYRKIRDITGYPESQ
- a CDS encoding glycerol-3-phosphate dehydrogenase/oxidase, producing the protein MNNYDLIVIGGGITGAGIFREAAAIGLSVLLLEGSDFSSGTSGRSSKLVHGGLRYLKQGHLHLTLDSVRHRERLLRELPGLVTELPFLMPMYRDGGPSLLQMKAGLFLYDLMAGKQRHSFKSLENIRFNLPGIRNEKLSGAFSFHDAQVDDSRLVLRLIREALCHEKAFAQNYTRVTSLAKNKEGRVTGVCAEDRETGEKRKYYAPLVVNATGVFSARLHPLPSKKLHIRPLRGSHLVFPSHILPLKTAVSFFHPHDQRPVFLIPWEGALIFGTTDEDSTLKDAENPVITRDEVLYLLTALKHLFPDAGFSEKNILSTFAGLRPVVTESMTKKPSQESREHIVWQAPGLISVTGGKLTTFRKLAWDTLKLGCRQRHLPQPDIKTPVVKAFYQPCPPNLNPKLWKLLCGRYGSDAQYLETQNPALLEFIPGTRNILAEIPLVCRDASIRHLDDLLLRRLRLGLVLADGGMDMMEEIRDLALPVLGWSPEKWNHEVLRYHALWQKNHGVPR